The following coding sequences are from one Shewanella eurypsychrophilus window:
- a CDS encoding HyaD/HybD family hydrogenase maturation endopeptidase, giving the protein MKILLLGIGNVLFADEGIGVHFINYISENYRFTHPQDTLDITDGGTLAQGLIPMLCQYDYMIVVDTVNAAGVKPGEVYFFDFDKAPAEIDWQGSAHEVEMLQTLHMMDMVGDRPKTFILGVTPTILEPMVLGITPQIEAAVPLMEKTLLQHMEQLGFGFKRVNDVSINTLIPSSYKRGVLQHEND; this is encoded by the coding sequence ATGAAAATATTGCTATTAGGGATCGGTAATGTTCTCTTCGCTGATGAAGGCATCGGGGTACATTTTATTAACTATATTTCTGAGAATTATAGATTTACTCATCCTCAAGATACGTTAGATATCACAGATGGGGGCACGTTAGCACAAGGGCTTATTCCTATGCTCTGTCAATACGATTATATGATAGTCGTCGATACCGTGAATGCTGCTGGAGTAAAACCTGGTGAGGTTTACTTTTTTGATTTTGATAAAGCACCTGCTGAAATTGACTGGCAAGGCAGTGCCCATGAAGTAGAGATGCTGCAAACACTACACATGATGGATATGGTCGGTGATAGGCCTAAAACATTCATTCTGGGCGTAACACCTACCATTCTTGAACCTATGGTACTGGGTATTACACCGCAAATTGAAGCTGCGGTACCGCTGATGGAAAAGACCTTGCTTCAACACATGGAACAACTCGGTTTTGGCTTTAAGCGTGTCAATGATGTGAGCATCAACACATTGATCCCAAGCTCATACAAACGTGGTGTACTACAACATGAAAATGATTAA
- the hyaB gene encoding nickel-dependent hydrogenase large subunit translates to MSKRVVIDPITRIEGHLRIEVEVDENNVITKAWSSSTLWRGIEVILKGRTPMDVGLIVQRICGVCTYSHYRCGIEAVENALGTEIPLNAKYLRSLMQTSLYMHDHIVHFYHLHGLDFVDIVSALSADPALAAQEALKYTDKPIAAGEGDLRAVQERVKGFVETGKLGPFANAYWGNRTYRFTPEQNLIALSHYLKALEVQRVASEMLAIFGGKSPHPQSLVVGGVTSVRDMLSPARLQEWKQKHAIVTDFIHRAYKADIVMAAAAFGNEPSVLGGVNVKNFMATNDFVLADGKYMFDQGVIMDGDLAGVTDINPDLIKEDVTHAWYKADGAQHPYDGTTVPDYTGFVERDTVYGKLPTVDGDGKYSWVKSPRYDDEPMEVGPLACLLVSYARGNQVVIDAVNDLLETTGLPIEALFTTLGRTAARMLQTVIVAQEGLKTFDAMLVNLQSDESTYTKPEIDSTKEYIGHSMIEAPRGMLSHWIRIKNGLVENYQAVVPTTWNAGPVDANGKMGPYEASLIGLELEDPTKPLEVIRIIHSFDPCMACSVHVMDFKGQELGKFRIDPTGNN, encoded by the coding sequence ATGAGCAAGCGTGTTGTTATCGACCCTATTACCCGTATTGAGGGTCACTTGCGCATCGAAGTTGAAGTTGACGAAAACAATGTAATAACCAAAGCATGGTCATCTTCCACTCTATGGCGCGGTATTGAAGTCATCCTTAAGGGGCGAACCCCTATGGATGTTGGCTTAATCGTACAGAGAATATGTGGCGTATGTACCTATTCTCACTATCGCTGTGGTATTGAAGCCGTAGAAAACGCACTGGGTACTGAAATTCCACTCAATGCCAAGTATTTGCGTTCATTGATGCAAACCTCACTCTATATGCATGATCATATTGTGCACTTCTATCATCTCCATGGCCTAGACTTCGTCGATATAGTGTCTGCATTGAGTGCTGACCCAGCTTTAGCCGCCCAAGAAGCACTTAAATACACAGATAAGCCAATTGCTGCGGGTGAAGGCGATCTTAGAGCTGTCCAAGAGCGGGTAAAAGGGTTTGTAGAAACAGGAAAGCTTGGGCCGTTTGCCAATGCCTATTGGGGAAATAGAACCTATAGGTTTACTCCAGAGCAAAACCTGATAGCCCTCTCCCACTACCTTAAAGCGTTGGAAGTACAACGAGTCGCATCAGAAATGTTAGCTATTTTTGGTGGGAAATCTCCTCATCCTCAATCATTGGTTGTGGGGGGAGTCACCTCGGTTCGAGATATGTTAAGCCCAGCTCGTCTCCAAGAGTGGAAACAAAAGCATGCGATAGTGACAGACTTCATCCACCGTGCATACAAGGCTGACATCGTGATGGCAGCGGCGGCATTTGGTAATGAGCCTAGTGTTCTAGGTGGTGTGAATGTTAAGAACTTTATGGCCACCAATGATTTTGTCTTAGCTGACGGCAAGTACATGTTTGATCAAGGTGTGATCATGGATGGTGATCTTGCTGGTGTTACCGATATCAATCCTGATCTCATTAAAGAGGATGTCACTCACGCCTGGTACAAGGCCGACGGCGCACAGCACCCTTATGACGGCACAACAGTGCCTGACTATACCGGTTTTGTTGAACGCGATACCGTTTATGGCAAGCTGCCTACCGTCGATGGTGACGGCAAATACAGTTGGGTTAAGTCTCCTCGCTATGATGATGAACCGATGGAGGTGGGTCCACTTGCATGTCTTCTTGTGAGCTATGCACGTGGTAACCAAGTGGTTATTGACGCAGTCAATGACTTACTCGAGACCACAGGCTTACCTATTGAAGCCCTATTCACCACCTTAGGGCGCACAGCGGCTCGAATGCTGCAAACCGTGATCGTGGCACAAGAGGGATTAAAGACATTTGATGCCATGCTCGTCAACTTGCAATCGGATGAGAGCACATACACAAAACCTGAAATCGACTCGACTAAAGAGTATATCGGCCACTCAATGATTGAAGCCCCCCGTGGCATGCTAAGTCATTGGATCCGAATAAAGAATGGTCTTGTTGAGAACTACCAAGCCGTGGTCCCAACAACTTGGAACGCGGGGCCTGTGGATGCGAACGGTAAGATGGGGCCCTATGAGGCATCATTAATTGGTTTGGAGCTAGAAGATCCCACTAAACCATTAGAAGTTATTCGTATCATCCATTCATTTGATCCATGTATGGCATGTTCAGTACATGTCATGGATTTCAAGGGGCAAGAGCTAGGAAAGTTTAGAATCGACCCCACGGGTAATAATTGA
- a CDS encoding transposase, producing the protein MPRPRRTQVSIEDTPIYHCCSRVTRRAYLFGDDKFTGKNYDHRRGWVESQLLKLGDIFAIDIAAYAVMSNHLHLVLQIDIYQANSWSDREVVERWHRLFKGTDITQKFVNGEVIESHEVTRLKYAVAQYRSRLSDISWFMRALNEPIARMANKEDNCTGRFWEGRFKSQALLDEVAVLACMAYVDLNPIRAKMAQTPESSDFTSIQRRIKAAMNGEQPQVLLPFVGNERKEIPKGLMFIAKDYLQLVDDTGRIIRGDKRGAISFESQKLLSRLNIPADNWLKITKEFGKLFKGPVGTLQELTSYCEHLDKRRRHYSQSCQYLTES; encoded by the coding sequence ATGCCACGCCCAAGAAGAACGCAAGTTAGTATTGAAGACACGCCAATTTATCATTGCTGCAGTCGCGTAACTCGTCGAGCCTATCTCTTTGGCGACGATAAATTCACCGGTAAAAATTATGACCACAGACGGGGTTGGGTTGAATCTCAACTTCTTAAGCTCGGTGATATTTTTGCCATTGATATAGCAGCTTATGCTGTAATGTCTAACCATCTTCACCTTGTACTTCAGATAGATATCTATCAAGCGAATAGTTGGTCAGATAGAGAAGTCGTTGAGCGTTGGCATCGGCTATTTAAAGGGACGGATATCACGCAGAAGTTTGTAAATGGTGAGGTAATTGAAAGTCATGAAGTTACCAGGCTCAAATATGCTGTTGCACAGTATCGAAGTCGACTCAGTGATATCAGTTGGTTTATGAGGGCGCTAAATGAGCCTATTGCTCGTATGGCGAATAAAGAAGATAACTGTACAGGTCGTTTTTGGGAGGGAAGATTTAAAAGCCAAGCGTTACTCGATGAAGTGGCAGTCCTTGCTTGTATGGCTTATGTTGACCTCAATCCCATTCGCGCCAAGATGGCTCAAACACCAGAGAGCTCAGATTTCACCAGCATTCAACGGCGTATAAAAGCTGCGATGAATGGTGAACAGCCGCAAGTCCTGCTGCCTTTTGTGGGTAATGAGCGAAAAGAGATACCAAAAGGACTGATGTTCATCGCTAAAGATTACCTACAACTTGTTGATGATACGGGCCGTATCATAAGAGGTGATAAGCGTGGTGCCATCAGTTTTGAAAGCCAAAAACTTCTATCTAGATTAAATATTCCTGCCGATAACTGGCTTAAAATCACCAAAGAGTTTGGCAAGTTATTTAAAGGGCCCGTAGGTACTCTGCAAGAGCTGACATCATATTGTGAGCACTTAGATAAGCGAAGGCGACATTACAGCCAGTCCTGCCAGTACTTAACTGAAAGTTAG
- the cybH gene encoding Ni/Fe-hydrogenase, b-type cytochrome subunit — MNHSATHTRHQIFSPAIRVFHWLRALSILVLVITGFYISWPFLVAPETNDIQVQSYIRFAHLVFGFVLTAVTLVRMYLFFFSKSDIERRSFKDVINPKSWVTQLKSYMWSGHLHKAGIYGPLQFMTYLAISVVAIFICITGLALYANVYHQGMGGAIWEISNWFIAQMGGLAPVRTWHHYLTWVFIIFTLIHVYMAVWSGIRFKHNSVDSIVSGYDYHKH; from the coding sequence ATGAATCATTCTGCAACCCACACTAGGCATCAGATTTTCAGTCCTGCGATCCGAGTTTTCCATTGGCTTCGTGCGCTGTCAATTCTTGTACTTGTTATTACAGGGTTTTATATTTCATGGCCATTTTTAGTGGCTCCTGAAACAAATGATATTCAGGTACAAAGCTATATTCGCTTTGCCCACCTAGTATTCGGCTTTGTTTTAACCGCCGTTACTTTGGTCAGGATGTACTTATTTTTCTTTAGTAAAAGTGACATTGAACGCCGCTCTTTTAAAGATGTAATAAATCCAAAAAGTTGGGTAACTCAGCTTAAGTCATATATGTGGAGCGGTCACCTGCATAAAGCCGGGATCTATGGGCCTTTGCAATTTATGACCTATTTAGCCATCTCTGTTGTTGCTATTTTTATCTGCATCACAGGGCTTGCGCTTTATGCAAATGTCTACCATCAAGGAATGGGGGGGGCGATATGGGAAATATCGAACTGGTTTATCGCTCAAATGGGTGGACTCGCTCCAGTTAGGACATGGCATCATTACCTCACTTGGGTGTTTATCATATTCACACTAATACATGTCTATATGGCTGTTTGGTCAGGAATTCGATTTAAGCACAACTCCGTAGACTCGATTGTCTCCGGTTATGACTACCACAAGCATTAG
- the hyaA gene encoding nickel-dependent hydrogenase small subunit: MDTHAALFEQGKARLEMLRQLQPRQSESFNKKMENHGITRRDFMKWTASVSAMFALPLPFSSLVAEAAELSDRVPLVWLHLAECTGCSESLIRTDTPNLDSLIFDHISLEYHETLMAASGWQAEENLEHALEAYKGNYLLAVEGAVPTANNGAFLTVGCKGHTGLEIVKHAAQNAAAIISVGTCSSFGGVQAAAPNPTGAKGVYEVVDKTVINLGGCPPSEKNIVGTLMYFIMFGKLPALDMFNRPKWAYGARVHDNCERRGRFDAGEFVEEFGDQGAKDGYCLYKVGCKGPYTYNNCPTERFNHHTSWPVLAGHGCMGCSEPNFWDDMADFEKPLGRQLLHGVDATADTVGAVILGATAVGIGAHAVASIFAKPLED, from the coding sequence ATGGATACACATGCAGCCCTTTTTGAACAGGGTAAGGCACGCTTGGAGATGCTTAGACAACTCCAACCTCGCCAATCAGAATCATTTAATAAAAAGATGGAAAATCACGGGATCACTCGTCGTGATTTTATGAAGTGGACAGCATCAGTCTCAGCGATGTTTGCGCTTCCCCTTCCCTTTAGCTCATTGGTAGCTGAAGCTGCTGAACTATCCGATAGAGTGCCTTTAGTCTGGTTACATTTAGCGGAATGTACTGGCTGTTCAGAGTCCCTTATTCGTACTGATACGCCCAACTTAGATTCGCTCATTTTCGATCATATCTCCCTTGAATATCATGAAACGTTAATGGCGGCTTCTGGCTGGCAGGCAGAAGAGAACCTTGAGCATGCATTAGAGGCCTATAAAGGAAACTATCTTCTCGCTGTAGAAGGCGCGGTTCCTACTGCTAACAATGGTGCGTTTCTCACAGTCGGTTGTAAGGGACATACTGGTCTTGAGATCGTGAAACATGCGGCACAGAACGCAGCCGCGATTATCTCAGTGGGGACTTGTTCTTCATTTGGTGGTGTTCAAGCTGCGGCGCCAAACCCTACAGGTGCTAAAGGGGTATATGAAGTTGTCGACAAAACAGTAATCAATCTAGGTGGTTGCCCACCCAGTGAAAAAAATATCGTCGGTACGTTAATGTACTTCATTATGTTCGGAAAACTACCAGCATTAGACATGTTCAATCGTCCTAAGTGGGCTTACGGTGCACGCGTACACGATAACTGTGAACGCCGCGGTCGATTTGACGCAGGTGAGTTTGTCGAAGAGTTTGGTGATCAAGGTGCTAAAGATGGCTACTGCCTTTATAAAGTCGGCTGCAAAGGTCCATACACCTATAACAACTGCCCAACTGAGCGTTTTAACCATCACACCAGTTGGCCAGTATTAGCAGGACATGGCTGTATGGGCTGCTCTGAGCCCAACTTCTGGGACGATATGGCTGATTTTGAAAAGCCACTTGGTAGACAGTTACTTCATGGCGTTGATGCGACCGCAGATACCGTAGGTGCCGTTATTCTTGGCGCAACAGCAGTCGGCATCGGTGCCCATGCAGTTGCCAGTATTTTTGCCAAACCATTAGAGGATTAA
- a CDS encoding cold-shock protein, with amino-acid sequence MSNSITGTVKWFNEDKGFGFLTQDNGGADVFVHFRAIASEGFKTLDEGQKVTFEVEQGPKGLQASNVIAL; translated from the coding sequence ATGTCTAATTCAATTACTGGTACTGTAAAATGGTTTAACGAAGATAAAGGATTCGGTTTCCTTACTCAAGATAATGGTGGCGCTGACGTATTCGTACATTTTCGTGCTATCGCATCAGAAGGTTTCAAAACTCTTGATGAAGGTCAAAAAGTGACTTTCGAAGTAGAGCAAGGCCCAAAAGGTCTGCAAGCAAGCAATGTTATCGCTCTTTAA
- a CDS encoding CBS domain-containing protein, with product MDSIKVSEHMDRQPVLLTPEMPLATAVEALLDRKKLGAPVVDEHGKLVGFLSQQDCMSVMLKSSYHCDLVARVKDCMSAEVLSVSPEHSVLQLAEQMLGSKPKVYPVVEQDKVIGTINRTNVLNAINIYMQQCYLAPA from the coding sequence ATGGATTCAATTAAAGTGAGTGAGCATATGGATCGTCAACCCGTACTACTGACCCCAGAAATGCCATTGGCAACTGCCGTTGAGGCACTATTAGATAGGAAGAAGTTAGGTGCCCCCGTTGTTGATGAGCATGGCAAGTTGGTGGGTTTTTTATCTCAGCAAGACTGTATGTCTGTGATGCTCAAGAGTAGCTATCATTGTGATTTGGTCGCAAGGGTGAAAGATTGTATGAGTGCAGAAGTACTTAGTGTTTCACCTGAACATAGCGTGTTACAGCTTGCAGAGCAGATGCTTGGTTCCAAACCTAAGGTCTACCCAGTCGTTGAGCAAGATAAAGTCATTGGCACCATTAACCGAACCAATGTGCTCAATGCGATAAATATTTATATGCAGCAGTGCTACTTGGCACCAGCCTAA